One region of Bactrocera neohumeralis isolate Rockhampton chromosome 5, APGP_CSIRO_Bneo_wtdbg2-racon-allhic-juicebox.fasta_v2, whole genome shotgun sequence genomic DNA includes:
- the LOC126760281 gene encoding uncharacterized protein LOC126760281, with protein sequence MLKWAVNTPRLSYLTVDESKANTENLQLKTLSALSPGKLNTPNEIISTQTQTLSVKRQRLKRKSSDIYLSRRLQNWLDKENQVTSTPLHSSSKVYNKNGPLRRLNSFKDLSNIIPYENAVSNNPPNPNLSQFNAPSQCIDNDILTKNNPVNYATTLPTLEVEYSPCGLVPGPILALRGLGIADRYFDQPRYLPHNKSEETIVQTKPTINIINSTFQNQRHTRRSLNSIRDDTASLSSSKMGDQTLERMIDAILESTRKEKKPMKFARQSNNQQCMVMSPTYTPAEDPANDLSEFWIETQNEEPLLQTMRKKRRSRPASVTSIYSEREVRSPHRTSNRKRNIFHLRRQRAVRRKRKTPKDSVKQYTHKIGEPTSTNKELTESAEHNCKRVDNSSPDSGHNSFSELDDNSIMLESNCLAIVSPLESSDLCALNSTKRRLSFTNQTSIV encoded by the coding sequence atgCTTAAGTGGGCAGTTAACACACCGCGACTGTCCTATCTTACAGTGGACGAATCAAAAGCAAATACCGAAAACTTGCAGCTGAAAACTTTAAGCGCCTTATCCCCGGGAAAACTCAACACTCCTAATGAAATAATTTCCACCCAAACACAAACGCTCTCCGTCAAGCGGCAGAGGCTGAAACGGAAATCTTCTGATATTTACCTTTCACGACGTTTGCAAAACTGGTTGGATAAGGAAAATCAAGTGACATCTACTCCACTTCACTCAAGCTCAAAGGTATATAACAAAAACGGTCCTTTGCGTCGGCTTAACAGTTTCAAAGACTTATCCAACATCATACCTTATGAGAACGCTGTCTCAAACAATCCCCCAAACCCAAACTTATCACAGTTTAACGCACCAAGTCAGTGTATAGATAATGATATATTAACAAAGAACAATCCTGTCAACTATGCTACTACACTGCCTACTCTCGAAGTCGAATACTCGCCATGCGGCCTAGTTCCCGGACCGATTCTGGCATTGCGCGGTTTGGGTATTGCTGATAGATACTTTGATCAACCGCGATATCTGCCACATAATAAGAGCGAGGAAACTATAGTACAAACAAAACCAAccattaatataattaattctaCGTTTCAAAATCAAAGGCATACACGACGATCTTTGAATAGCATACGCGATGATACTGCATCATTGAGCTCTTCCAAAATGGGTGATCAAACGCTGGAACGTATGATAGACGCGATATTGGAGAGCACAAGAAAGGAAAAGAAGCCTATGAAGTTTGCGAGACAATCAAATAACCAGCAGTGCATGGTAATGTCACCCACATACACACCTGCAGAAGATCCCGCCAACGATTTAAGTGAATTTTGGATTGAGACACAAAATGAAGAGCCGCTTTTACAAACAATGCGAAAGAAACGACGTTCTCGACCAGCTAGTGTTACATCAATATACAGCGAGCGAGAGGTTCGGTCTCCACATCGAACAAGCAACCGTAAACGTAATATTTTTCACTTGCGCCGACAGCGAGCAGTGCGTAGAAAACGGAAAACTCCTAAGGACAGCGTGAAACAATATACACATAAAATAGGTGAGCCAACATCGACAAACAAAGAACTAACAGAATCGGCCGAGCATAATTGTAAACGGGTTGATAATTCAAGCCCTGATAGTGGTCACAATTCCTTCAGCGAATTGGATGACAATTCCATCATGCTGGAGAGTAATTGCTTAGCGATCGTCAGCCCGCTGGAGAGCTCTGATCTGTGTGCTTTAaattcaacaaaacggcgcctTAGCTTTACAAATCAGACGTCAAtcgtatag
- the LOC126760298 gene encoding uncharacterized protein LOC126760298, whose product MFSLRKKVFLLICFLQILVIRPSYTMENSPDSLEKEMLTDCLMQLNISELLRLQRSLERLPELHEKEDFESNLNNEFNKTKNDSGVCDSPKENYKNSSCVSPQALPLTAEKRGYEHHPWQPEEKPSKLQTLFHITITALAFLSFGGYLLCLIVQAIRSKGTTYFHPAATTAVTNTNGGVKRIKIYRRSRRRIRATPNEVHAYMAYY is encoded by the exons atgttttctttgCGCAAAAAAGTCTTCTTACTCATATGTTTCCTGCAAATTTTGGTAATACGCCCGTCATATACAATGGAGAATTCGCCTGATAGTCTAGAAAAAGAGATGTTGACTGACTGTCTTATGCAACTGAACATATCAGAATTGTTGCGACTTCAGCGTTCATTGGAAAGACTACCTGAACTTCATGAGAAGGAAGATTTTGAATCAAacttaaataatgaatttaacaaaactaagaacgATTCGGGTGTTTGTGATTCGcctaaagaaaattataaaaatagttcTTGTGTGAGTCCACAAGCCTTACCGTTAACCGCCGAGAAACG tggcTACGAGCATCATCCTTGGCAACCAGAGGAAAAGCCTTCTAAATTGCAAACTTTATTCCATATCACCATAACGGCGTTGGCTTTTCTCTCCTTCGGCGGATATCTGCTTTGCCTTATTGTGCAAGCTATAAGGAGCAAAG GCACAACCTACTTTCACCCTGCTGCAACCACTGCGGTGACTAACACAAATGGTGGagttaaaagaataaaaatttatcgGCGTAGTCGCAGAAGAATACGCGCTACGCCGAATGAAGTGCATGCATACATGGCTTATTATTAG
- the LOC126760278 gene encoding uncharacterized protein LOC126760278 — protein MHWSWIHFFVLTIGVLHNIYLGYGWKPIVGGSITTSFNLQQSHPGSATSAKQLTLGSSSAESSEYSTSPLLPQKSASKVLSGVSDAIAISAPLTALPGSHTGLKFETDEFEYERDLFGGADFGEDHCAVKKFAFNHDGTVAYENDLPDLSQFTICFWSRYTNHSGDHVLLTYSVKDEPREFQFWVSNSQNSSFISMAIKGQQIYRLNYPLRVRQWHHQCSSWNGKTGEWQVWVKSERIGRGFNNALVSHTIPAKGKLFSGGPSPTGILSQGLHFEITLVQIYHIALSAGKAHRDHKHHHVHHFDHEGQELSTTTRAPPAINRPLPMHSLLASGQIPTRVRLNLAQPPQQPQQLLMQPQPTIPTQTVPQLQSGDNTLFPLSDQQQAVTINTNFVNGQINTGSRLVSQQLLGHIGQPNAALALRPKTVQTSSTTREFSTLNNPANVQFIDETETRIIFKRHAKTNNTNTLFGQKVVRKRAANPRRRQALDQTSKNLQKRGLVLLEDGSVVDDPLFGNSFKYDGLADFGGQQFKQDLTQKMNIEDEIQEHDREPAEEEVKAVMALCSACDTEPFQGAIVFAWKNVKEQMDNTLKGLSVGGCGNF, from the exons ATGCATTGGAGTTGGATACATTTCTTTGTCCTCACGATAGGAGTACTACATAACATTTATTTAGGTTATGGCTGGAAACCTATAGTGGGTGGTTCAATTACCACCTCCTTCAATCTGCAGCAATCCCATCCCGGTTCAGCGACAAGCGCAAAACAATTAACTCTTGGCAGTAGCTCGGCTGAGAGTTCTGAGTATTCGACGTCGCCCTTACTTCCTCAGAAGTCCGCGAGCAAGGTGCTAAGTGGTGTTAGTGATGCCATCGCTATATCAGCACCTTTGACAGCACTGCCAGGATCACATACTGGATTGAAGTTTGAAACCGACGAATTTGAATATGAACGCGATTTATTCGGTGGTGCTGATTTTGGAGAG GATCACTGCGCTGTAAAAAAGTTCGCCTTTAATCACGATGGTACCGTTGCATACGAAAATGATTTGCCCGACTTGAGTCAATTCACGATTTGTTTCTGGTCACGATATACAAATCATAGTGGCGATCACGTATTACTAACCTATTCGG TTAAGGATGAACCGCGCGAGTTTCAGTTTTGGGTTTCGAACTCACAGAATTCCAGTTTTATTTCAATGGCCATAAAAGGTCAACAAATATATAG GCTCAATTATCCGTTACGTGTGCGTCAATGGCATCATCAGTGTTCGTCTTGGAACGGGAAAACAGGTGAATGGCAGGTTTGGGTGAAGTCGGAGCGTATTGGACGTGGTTTTAACAACGCG TTGGTTAGCCATACCATTCCCGCTAAAGGCAAACTCTTTTCGGGCGGGCCATCGCCAACGGGTATTCTATCTCAGGGCCTACATTTTGAGATCACTTTGGTACAGATATATCATATTGCGCTGAGCGCGGGTAAGGCACACCGCGATCACAAGCATCATCATGTTCACCACTTCGATCATGAAGGACAGGAGTTGTCAACCACAACAAGAGCCCCCCCTGCT ATAAACCGGCCATTACCAATGCACAGCTTGCTTGCAAGTGGACAAATACCAACTCGAGTGCGTCTGAATCTAGCACAACCGCCACAACAGCCGCAACAATTACTCATGCAGCCGCAACCAACCATACCAACGCAGACGGTGCCACAGTTACAGAGTGGCGATAACACTTTATTCCCACTGTCTGATCAACAACAAGCCGTCACCATCAATACGAACTTTGTGAACGGCCAAATCAATACCGGCTCGCGGTTGGTGTCGCAACAGTTACTGGGACATATCGGACAGCCAAATGCGGCGTTGGCATTGCGACCAAAGACTGTGCAAACTAGCTCAACGACACGCGAATTCAGTACGCTAAATAATCCAGCCAATGTGCAGTTTATAGATGAAACCGAGACACGAATTATTTTCAAGCGCCAtgcaaaaaccaacaacaccAATACGTTATTTGGTCAGAAAGTGGTTCGTAAACGAGCCGCGAATCCAAGGCGGAGACAAGCGTTGGATCAAAcaagtaaaaatttacaaaaacggGGTTTGGTATTGCTTGAGGACGGAAGCGTTGTGGATGACCCGTTATTCGGTAATAGTTTCAAGTATGATGGTTTGGCAGATTTTGGTGGGCAACAGTTCAAACAGGACTTAACACAGAAAATGAACATCGAAGATGAGATTCAGGAACACGATCGCGAGCCAGCTGAGGAAGAAGTGAAGGCAGTAATGGCGTTGTGTAGTGCCTGTGACACGGAACCATTCCAAGGTGCTATCGTATTTGCATGGAAAAATGTCAAGGAGCAAATGGATAACACACTGAAAGGATTAAGTGTGGGTGGATGTGGTAATTTCTGA